Within the Comamonadaceae bacterium OTU4NAUVB1 genome, the region GAGCGCCAGACGAAGCTGCTGCCGGGCCGCGCCTGCGACGAATTCGTCGCCGGCATGGCGCGCCTGCCCATGGGTGCCGACCGCATCCCGAACTTCGTCGAACTCAGCGAGGTGCTCGTGGAACGCACCGGCTGGCAGGTGGTGGCGGTGCCGGGGCTGGTGCCCGACGAGGTGTTCTTCGAGCACCTGGCCAACCGGCGCTTTCCGGCGGGCAACTTCATCCGCGGCGCGCATCAGCTCGACTACCTGGAGGAGCCCGATGTCTTCCACGACGTCTTCGGCCACGTGCCGATGCTGATGGACCCGTCGATCGCCGATTACATCCAGGCCTATGGCGTCGGCGGGCTGCGGGCGAAACGGCTCGGCGTGCTGGACAAGCTGGCGCGCGCCTACTGGTACACGGTGGAGTTCGGCCTCGTGCGGCAGGCCGGCGGCCTGCGCATCTACGGCGCGGGCATCGCGTCGTCGTACACCGAGAGCGTCTTCGCGCTCGACGATCCGTCGCCCAACCGCATCGCGTTCGACCTCGAACGCGTCATGCGGACGAACTACCGCATCGACGATTTCCAGGAGAGCTACTTCGTCATCGACGGCCTGGCGCAACTGC harbors:
- the phhA gene encoding phenylalanine 4-monooxygenase, with the protein product MDTSVIDQGATSVKHGLAAGGAAAPQRPDWTIDQGWERYTPADHAVWKTLFERQTKLLPGRACDEFVAGMARLPMGADRIPNFVELSEVLVERTGWQVVAVPGLVPDEVFFEHLANRRFPAGNFIRGAHQLDYLEEPDVFHDVFGHVPMLMDPSIADYIQAYGVGGLRAKRLGVLDKLARAYWYTVEFGLVRQAGGLRIYGAGIASSYTESVFALDDPSPNRIAFDLERVMRTNYRIDDFQESYFVIDGLAQLLELAAIDFAPLYERIAGQTDHQPGDVLPEDRVVTRGTGRHHAAKRPPSEARA